A genome region from Dickeya chrysanthemi NCPPB 402 includes the following:
- the sbnB gene encoding 2,3-diaminopropionate biosynthesis protein SbnB, producing the protein MKNDFYVITSADVHSWLSKNKKEISTIVKESYCLFHDGKITNPDSYFLRFPDSEKNRIIALPASINTDEGSCGIKWISSFPENLKDGLNRASAVIILNDRKTGYPIACIEGSQISAIRTAASAVAGAEYLHDKKNHIERLGIIGTGLISFHILEYFLNSGWSIKNILVNDTSHDKCSSFIDKCQSMTNIPVESATIANTITRSDMIVFATSAVAPHIHDHNLFSHNPTLLHISLRDLGENVILNADNYVDDHNHAVKAKTSLHIAQEASGRTDFIKGNIADLIKGSVIPNYQRPRIYSPFGMGMLDIALATRILNEMKISSSLVIDNFHPIPLFD; encoded by the coding sequence ATGAAAAATGATTTTTATGTCATCACATCAGCTGATGTACACTCATGGCTATCAAAAAACAAAAAAGAAATATCAACTATCGTGAAAGAAAGTTACTGTTTATTTCATGATGGAAAAATAACCAACCCTGACAGCTATTTCCTTCGATTCCCTGATAGTGAAAAAAACAGAATCATAGCTTTACCAGCATCCATCAACACCGATGAAGGCAGTTGTGGTATCAAATGGATAAGCAGTTTCCCAGAGAACCTTAAAGATGGGCTGAATCGGGCTTCGGCCGTTATTATCCTGAATGATAGGAAAACAGGGTATCCTATCGCATGCATCGAAGGCAGCCAAATAAGCGCCATCAGAACCGCAGCATCTGCAGTTGCCGGAGCTGAATATCTGCATGATAAGAAAAATCATATCGAGCGTCTCGGTATCATTGGAACTGGCCTTATCTCTTTTCATATTCTGGAGTACTTTCTGAACTCAGGATGGAGTATTAAAAACATTCTCGTTAATGATACTTCTCACGATAAGTGCTCATCCTTTATAGATAAATGCCAGTCAATGACCAATATACCCGTTGAGTCAGCAACAATAGCCAATACTATTACACGCTCGGATATGATTGTTTTTGCTACATCAGCAGTGGCGCCACATATCCACGATCATAACCTATTCTCTCACAACCCAACACTGTTACATATTTCACTCAGGGATCTGGGTGAAAATGTTATTTTGAATGCTGACAATTATGTTGATGATCACAATCATGCTGTAAAGGCAAAAACGTCTTTACATATAGCACAAGAAGCTAGCGGGAGAACCGACTTCATAAAAGGTAATATTGCCGACTTGATCAAAGGATCAGTCATACCGAATTATCAGCGCCCAAGGATATATTCACCCTTTGGTATGGGTATGCTGGATATTGCGTTAGCTACTCGTATACTGAATGAAATGAAAATAAGTTCCTCATTGGTTATTGATAATTTTCATCCTATACCGCTATTTGACTGA
- the cobA gene encoding uroporphyrinogen-III C-methyltransferase — MNPTLNTLMARGHQRQPLLAGDVWLVGAGPGDAELLTIKALRAIQQADVVVHDRLVSADIMALLQPETLRIDVGKQQGNHALPQPQINQLLMELAQAGQRVVRLKGGDPFIFGRGGEEMDYLHRQGVRCHVVPGITAATGCAAAVGLPLTHRDCAQSVRFITGHARDGEPQLDWETLGAGQQTLVFYMGLSHASRLCQKLMAHGLPAGTPLAIIERGTQPEQRVMTATLATLPALMARYQPQSPSLLVVGEVVRFCRYPALTVASEALMKVGTAA; from the coding sequence ATGAACCCTACTCTGAATACGCTGATGGCGCGTGGCCATCAACGCCAGCCGCTGCTGGCAGGCGATGTCTGGCTGGTGGGGGCCGGTCCGGGCGACGCCGAATTACTGACTATCAAAGCGCTGAGGGCGATTCAGCAGGCGGATGTGGTGGTGCATGACCGGCTGGTTTCCGCCGATATCATGGCGTTGTTACAACCGGAGACCTTGCGCATCGATGTCGGCAAGCAGCAGGGCAACCACGCGCTGCCGCAACCGCAAATCAATCAACTGTTGATGGAACTGGCGCAAGCCGGGCAACGCGTCGTGCGCTTAAAAGGCGGCGACCCGTTTATTTTCGGGCGCGGCGGCGAGGAGATGGATTATCTGCATCGGCAGGGCGTCCGTTGCCATGTGGTGCCGGGGATTACTGCCGCCACCGGTTGTGCGGCGGCGGTAGGGTTGCCGTTGACGCACCGGGATTGTGCCCAGTCGGTACGATTTATCACCGGCCATGCCCGTGACGGCGAGCCGCAACTGGACTGGGAAACGCTCGGCGCAGGCCAGCAAACGCTGGTGTTTTATATGGGGCTGAGTCATGCCAGCCGTCTGTGCCAGAAGCTCATGGCTCATGGCCTGCCCGCCGGTACGCCGCTGGCGATTATCGAGCGGGGGACGCAGCCGGAACAACGCGTGATGACCGCGACGCTCGCGACCTTGCCCGCGCTGATGGCACGTTATCAACCGCAGTCGCCCAGTTTGCTGGTGGTGGGGGAAGTGGTGCGTTTTTGTCGCTATCCGGCGCTGACGGTGGCCAGCGAAGCGCTGATGAAGGTGGGAACGGCGGCATAA
- a CDS encoding pyridoxal-phosphate dependent enzyme yields MLFNDISPLIQDDCFLTLKEWINDRDIILKIEGLSVSGSIKIKPALYMLEELERRGILKKGNKIIESSSGNLGIALSMICAWKGYTFICVGDPNMSPVAAKTIAAYGGELITVTERDNQGGYLGTRIAHIKEK; encoded by the coding sequence ATGCTCTTTAATGACATATCACCTCTTATTCAAGACGATTGCTTTTTGACATTAAAAGAATGGATAAATGACAGAGATATCATTTTAAAAATAGAAGGGTTATCTGTTAGCGGATCGATTAAAATCAAGCCGGCACTTTATATGCTTGAAGAGCTTGAACGTAGAGGGATATTAAAGAAGGGCAATAAAATTATCGAAAGTTCATCAGGAAATCTTGGCATTGCATTAAGTATGATTTGTGCATGGAAAGGGTATACTTTCATTTGCGTCGGAGATCCCAATATGTCTCCTGTTGCAGCAAAAACTATAGCAGCTTATGGTGGAGAGCTGATTACGGTAACCGAGAGAGATAACCAAGGCGGTTATCTTGGGACCAGAATAGCCCATATAAAAGAAAAATAA
- a CDS encoding nitrate reductase, whose translation MSGCRTTCPYCGVGCGVIATAQPDGRVTIEGDSRHPANQGRLCVKGSALGDTLSLQGRLLWPLVDGHRVGWEQALDRVAQSLGDIIAQHGPQAVAFYGSGQLLTEDYYVANKLMKGFIGSANMDTNSRLCMASAVIGYKRALGADAVPCNYEDIEQADLVVLVGSNTAWAHPVAYQRLMQAKQQRPHMRVVVVDPRWTATCDAADLHLPLAPGSDAGLFNGLLRWLAQQNVPPPDALSGVEAALAAADEWTPERVAEFCRLRHEDVACFYQWFSETDKVVTLYSQGINQSASGSDKCNAIINAHLFSGRIGRAGCGPFSITGQPNAMGGREVGGLANQLAAHMGFSPQEVARVGRFWGSDRVASAPGLMAVDLFRAIEAGQVKAVWVMGTNPVVSMPEADRVRQALLRCPLVIVSDVMRHTDTTECADILLPALAWGEKDGTVTNSERRISRQRAFLPAPGEAKADWWIVSQVATRMGFGDAFDYRHPAQIFREHAALSGFENQGQRAFDISALAMLSDEQWQQLAPVQWPVTTHADGGTARLYTDGRCWHPDGKARLLAITPQLPVNPPSPAYPLVLNTGRVRDQWHTMTRTGKAARLMRHLPEPYCDLHPQDALNAGVHDGELVRISAGSGWMLARAQVQRGQQLGSIFVPMHWNRQFSTQARVDSLVAAVTDPYSGQPESKQSRVRIQRWPAVWFGELFVRGDAATPDCGYWSRITADGVSHYVIAGERTPEHWLDWLTRQYDLSDVEFQQAQGDDRLFHAVGWQGEQVAVALYVGAHRPQLAREAVLAAFASPPQHTPDRLALLAGCAPQGEIPQGATICSCFAVGEQRIVDAIRQGCHSVAQLGEHLQCGTNCGSCIPELKALLQQYATPDTLRRAG comes from the coding sequence ATGAGCGGCTGCCGCACCACCTGTCCTTACTGCGGCGTGGGTTGCGGAGTGATTGCCACTGCGCAACCGGACGGGAGGGTGACCATTGAAGGCGACAGCCGGCACCCGGCCAATCAAGGGCGGTTGTGCGTCAAAGGTTCGGCGCTCGGCGACACGCTGAGCCTGCAAGGGCGGCTGTTGTGGCCGCTGGTTGACGGGCATCGTGTCGGTTGGGAGCAGGCGCTGGACCGGGTCGCGCAGTCGCTCGGCGATATCATTGCGCAGCACGGCCCGCAGGCGGTGGCGTTTTACGGTTCAGGGCAGTTGCTGACTGAAGACTACTACGTCGCCAACAAGCTGATGAAAGGATTCATCGGCAGCGCCAACATGGACACCAATTCCCGGTTGTGCATGGCTTCGGCGGTTATCGGCTACAAACGGGCGCTGGGCGCCGATGCGGTGCCGTGTAACTACGAGGATATCGAGCAGGCGGATCTGGTGGTGCTGGTCGGCTCCAACACCGCCTGGGCACACCCGGTGGCGTATCAACGGCTGATGCAGGCCAAACAGCAGCGCCCGCACATGCGGGTGGTGGTGGTGGACCCACGCTGGACCGCCACCTGCGATGCGGCGGACTTACATCTGCCGCTGGCGCCCGGCAGTGATGCCGGGTTGTTCAACGGATTGCTGCGCTGGCTGGCGCAGCAGAACGTGCCGCCGCCCGACGCGCTTAGCGGGGTGGAGGCGGCGCTGGCGGCCGCCGATGAGTGGACGCCAGAGCGGGTAGCTGAATTCTGCCGGTTACGGCACGAGGACGTGGCCTGCTTCTACCAGTGGTTCAGCGAGACCGACAAGGTGGTGACGCTCTATTCGCAGGGCATTAACCAGTCTGCGTCCGGCAGCGACAAATGCAACGCGATTATCAACGCGCATCTGTTCAGCGGCCGTATCGGCCGGGCCGGATGCGGTCCGTTTTCGATTACCGGTCAGCCGAATGCGATGGGTGGCCGTGAAGTGGGCGGGCTGGCGAATCAACTGGCGGCGCACATGGGGTTTAGCCCGCAAGAGGTGGCGCGGGTCGGCCGTTTCTGGGGCAGTGACCGGGTTGCGTCGGCACCGGGGCTGATGGCGGTGGATCTATTCCGTGCCATCGAAGCCGGGCAGGTGAAGGCGGTGTGGGTAATGGGCACCAACCCGGTGGTGTCTATGCCGGAAGCAGACCGGGTGCGGCAGGCGCTGTTGCGTTGCCCGTTGGTGATCGTCTCCGACGTAATGCGCCACACCGACACCACGGAATGTGCCGACATCCTATTGCCGGCGCTGGCGTGGGGGGAAAAAGACGGCACGGTGACCAATTCTGAACGGCGTATTTCCCGCCAGCGTGCATTCCTGCCCGCGCCGGGCGAAGCGAAGGCAGACTGGTGGATTGTGTCGCAGGTCGCAACACGTATGGGGTTCGGCGACGCATTTGATTACCGCCATCCGGCGCAGATCTTTCGTGAACACGCCGCCTTGTCCGGGTTTGAGAATCAGGGCCAGCGCGCTTTCGACATCAGCGCGCTGGCGATGCTCAGCGATGAGCAATGGCAACAACTTGCCCCGGTGCAGTGGCCGGTGACCACGCATGCCGATGGCGGTACCGCACGGTTGTATACCGACGGTCGCTGCTGGCATCCGGACGGTAAGGCGCGGCTGCTGGCAATCACCCCGCAATTGCCGGTCAATCCACCGTCGCCGGCGTATCCACTGGTGCTCAATACCGGCCGGGTGCGTGACCAGTGGCACACCATGACCCGCACCGGCAAGGCCGCACGCCTGATGCGGCATCTGCCGGAACCTTACTGCGACCTGCATCCGCAGGATGCACTAAACGCCGGCGTGCATGATGGCGAGCTGGTGCGCATCAGCGCCGGTTCGGGCTGGATGCTGGCGCGGGCGCAGGTCCAACGCGGTCAGCAACTCGGCAGCATTTTTGTTCCTATGCACTGGAACCGGCAGTTCAGCACACAGGCGCGTGTCGACAGCCTGGTCGCGGCGGTGACCGATCCCTATTCCGGGCAGCCGGAAAGCAAACAGTCGCGGGTACGCATTCAGCGCTGGCCCGCCGTCTGGTTCGGCGAGCTGTTTGTCCGCGGCGACGCGGCAACGCCGGACTGCGGCTACTGGAGCCGGATTACCGCCGACGGGGTGTCGCATTACGTGATTGCCGGCGAACGCACGCCGGAACACTGGCTCGACTGGCTGACCCGGCAATATGACCTGAGCGACGTTGAATTTCAGCAGGCGCAGGGGGATGACCGGTTGTTTCATGCGGTTGGCTGGCAGGGCGAGCAGGTCGCCGTGGCGCTTTATGTGGGGGCGCATCGTCCGCAACTGGCGCGTGAGGCGGTGCTGGCGGCGTTTGCCTCGCCGCCGCAACATACGCCGGACAGACTGGCATTGCTGGCAGGTTGTGCGCCGCAGGGGGAAATACCGCAGGGTGCGACCATTTGCAGCTGTTTCGCGGTTGGTGAGCAGCGCATTGTCGATGCCATCCGTCAGGGCTGTCACAGCGTGGCGCAACTGGGGGAACACCTGCAATGCGGGACCAATTGCGGGTCCTGCATACCGGAACTGAAGGCGTTGCTGCAACAGTATGCGACGCCGGATACATTGCGTCGGGCGGGCTGA
- a CDS encoding NADPH-dependent FMN reductase, translating to MNQIKLLGIVGSLRKASANRGLLRAAQSVLPAYATLEIADLLDVPFYNADLTEVPESVQRIANQASEADGFVFACTEYNYSMAPALKNILDWLSRLPDTTILSGKPAALMGAGGGMGTSRAQYHLRQSCVYLNIHVLNKPEVFANAFAGGFDEQGNLKDENITVLIAGQMNALVDEIGLRR from the coding sequence ATGAATCAAATAAAATTATTAGGTATTGTCGGCAGCCTGCGCAAAGCCTCTGCCAACCGGGGATTGTTGCGTGCCGCGCAGTCGGTACTGCCCGCGTATGCCACGCTGGAGATTGCCGACCTGCTGGATGTACCGTTTTATAACGCCGATTTGACCGAAGTACCTGAGTCTGTACAACGCATCGCCAATCAAGCCAGTGAGGCGGATGGCTTCGTGTTTGCCTGTACTGAATACAATTATTCGATGGCGCCGGCACTGAAAAATATTCTGGACTGGTTATCCCGCCTGCCGGATACCACCATTCTGAGCGGCAAACCGGCAGCGCTGATGGGAGCCGGCGGCGGTATGGGCACCTCGCGGGCGCAGTATCATTTACGCCAGAGTTGCGTCTACCTGAATATTCATGTGTTGAACAAGCCGGAAGTCTTCGCTAACGCCTTTGCCGGTGGTTTCGACGAGCAAGGCAACCTGAAAGATGAAAACATCACCGTTCTGATCGCCGGGCAAATGAATGCGCTGGTCGATGAGATCGGGCTCAGAAGATAA
- a CDS encoding pyridoxal-phosphate dependent enzyme yields MKNDSNIIWINQYENKNNVNAHYYTTGRHILQKISNPDYVFIGAGTTGTLGGVSRYLKEHSPSTKIIAVDTYGSITFGGCSAKRRIPGLGTSYPPDIRRYSVFDELIYVDEAATIQACHDLSRHGLLLGGSTGTVLAAIRLMQDRINPGDTVVAISPDMGDKYLDTIYNPDWVNQYYQ; encoded by the coding sequence ATAAAAAACGATAGTAATATTATTTGGATAAATCAGTATGAAAACAAAAATAATGTTAACGCCCATTATTATACAACTGGAAGGCATATTCTTCAGAAAATATCAAATCCCGATTATGTTTTTATCGGAGCGGGTACCACCGGAACATTGGGTGGAGTATCCCGCTATTTAAAAGAACATTCGCCATCAACAAAAATAATCGCCGTTGACACATATGGCTCTATTACATTTGGTGGTTGCAGTGCAAAAAGAAGGATCCCGGGATTGGGTACAAGCTATCCACCTGATATTCGAAGATACTCAGTATTTGATGAGTTAATCTATGTAGATGAAGCCGCTACTATACAAGCATGCCATGACCTTTCCAGGCATGGGTTACTTTTAGGTGGATCAACTGGAACCGTATTGGCTGCCATTCGCTTAATGCAAGACCGGATAAATCCGGGGGATACAGTGGTGGCTATATCTCCTGATATGGGAGATAAATATCTTGACACAATATATAACCCTGACTGGGTAAACCAATATTACCAATGA
- the nirB gene encoding nitrite reductase large subunit NirB: MIAHLVVIGNGLSSARLVKKLGQLAAQRYRITLIDSEPRASYNRVLLSSVLGGEKKFEETQLESAPEAMDVTVLTGESVARIDRATREVITDRRRLAYDQLVLATGSRPLMPPLPGINLPGVTGFRTMDDVERMWAAVRQGKPVVVVGGGLLGIEAAAALRLQGATVTLLHRHPRLMERQLDDVASDLLCARLHERGIRCLTGVQIQSFIGNERRGSGQVEAVALADGTRLPAGLVVVATGVQPVCELARDSGLPCGRGIVVDGQLRTTDEYISAFGECAEVNGETVGLVAPCLAQADVLAARLAGQPVADYTPTALATRLKVTGIDVVSAGELHPQPGDRLHTLSDPLGGHYRRLIFRDDRLCGALLFGHVSDSPQLLAAMEARLPSAPSSLLFGLSFPEVDSRPEAVRISVMSKPVLVVVGHGMVGHHFLEQLVERNLHQQYHVVVFGEERHPAYDRVHLSEYFAGRSAESLSMVSEGFFEQSGIELRTGCQVMAVDRQRRCVRDANGQEMPYDRLVLATGSYAFVPPIKGNDRPGCLVYRTLDDLDAIADYARESRSGVVVGGGLLGLEAANALRQLGLETHVVEFAPRLMAVQLDDGGAQLLRRKIEALGLHVHTSKETLAITAGEQARHRMNFADGSSLETDLILFSAGIRPRVRLASEAGLEIGTRGGIVIDDHCQTSDDAIFAIGECAVWQGQIFGLVAPGYQMARTVAAQLARSAQQEQQEQSFTGADMSTKLKLLGVDVASIGDAHGKTEGSQSYQWNDEPNQVYKKIIVSADGKRLLGAVLVGDSSDYSTLLQMKLNDMTLPAHPESLILPALDGAAPKGLGVAALPDSAQICSCHNVSKADIFAAVDNGCTDLESLKACTKAGTGCGGCVPLLKQVMEYRLQQSGIEVKKDICEHFAYSRQELYHLIRVNRIHSFGELIARHGHGLGCEICKPLVGSMLASCWNDYVLKPEHVPLQDTNDRFLANIQKDGTYSVVPRIPGGEITPQGLIAIGQVAERYHLYTKITGGQRVDLFGARLEQLPAIWQELIDAGFETGHAYGKSLRTVKSCVGSTWCRYGVQDSTGLAIALEHRYKGLRSPHKLKMAVSGCTRECAEAQGKDIGVIATDKGWNLYVCGNGGMKPRHADLFASDLDTETLFRFIDRLLMFYIRTADRLQRTSVWLDNLEGGVDYLRQVVIDDSLGVADELESEMRHVIDSYQCEWQTTLAHDENRALFRAFLNSDTPDEAVVMVPERGQIRPARPEEKKPTTASDASGTDGWQCVGFLSDIPANAGMAARVGHQQVALFHLPAAQPGQAARVFALDNLEPGSGANVLSRGIVGDVAGEPVVISPLYKKRLRLRDGVSPDDSQLRVRAWPVRIVQDRIWVAAEPISVVAADMAEVL, from the coding sequence ATGATCGCGCATCTGGTTGTCATCGGTAACGGCCTGTCCAGCGCCCGGCTGGTAAAGAAACTGGGGCAGCTTGCCGCGCAACGCTACCGCATCACCCTCATCGATAGCGAGCCGCGCGCCAGCTATAACCGCGTGCTGCTCTCCTCGGTGCTGGGGGGCGAAAAAAAATTTGAAGAGACGCAATTGGAGTCCGCGCCCGAGGCGATGGACGTGACGGTACTGACCGGCGAGTCGGTAGCGCGTATCGACAGGGCGACACGGGAGGTCATCACCGATCGCCGCCGTCTGGCGTATGACCAGCTGGTGCTGGCGACCGGTTCACGTCCGTTGATGCCGCCGTTGCCGGGCATCAACCTGCCGGGCGTGACCGGCTTTCGCACTATGGATGACGTCGAGCGGATGTGGGCGGCGGTAAGGCAGGGCAAGCCGGTGGTGGTGGTAGGCGGCGGATTGCTGGGTATTGAGGCTGCCGCCGCGTTGCGCTTACAAGGCGCCACGGTGACGTTGCTGCACCGCCACCCCCGGCTGATGGAGCGCCAACTTGACGATGTCGCCAGCGACCTGCTGTGCGCCCGTCTGCACGAACGCGGCATTCGTTGCCTGACCGGTGTACAGATCCAGTCGTTTATCGGTAATGAAAGGCGCGGGAGCGGCCAGGTCGAAGCGGTGGCGCTGGCGGACGGTACACGTCTTCCCGCCGGTCTGGTGGTGGTGGCGACCGGTGTACAGCCGGTATGTGAGCTGGCTCGCGACAGCGGCCTGCCGTGCGGGCGCGGCATTGTGGTGGACGGCCAGTTACGTACCACCGATGAATACATCAGCGCGTTCGGCGAATGCGCGGAGGTGAACGGGGAGACGGTAGGGTTGGTAGCGCCCTGTCTGGCGCAGGCGGATGTACTGGCTGCCAGACTGGCAGGGCAGCCGGTAGCGGATTACACGCCGACGGCACTGGCCACCCGGCTGAAAGTCACCGGGATTGACGTGGTGAGCGCAGGCGAACTGCACCCGCAGCCGGGTGATCGGCTCCACACCTTGTCGGACCCGCTCGGCGGTCATTACCGCCGTCTGATATTCCGCGACGATCGGTTATGCGGTGCGCTGTTGTTCGGTCATGTCAGCGACAGTCCGCAACTGCTGGCGGCCATGGAGGCCAGGCTGCCATCGGCGCCGTCGTCGCTTTTGTTTGGTCTTTCTTTTCCTGAAGTAGACAGTCGGCCTGAAGCCGTAAGGATTTCTGTCATGAGTAAACCCGTATTGGTGGTAGTGGGGCACGGCATGGTCGGTCACCACTTTCTGGAGCAACTGGTGGAGCGCAACCTGCACCAACAGTATCACGTGGTGGTGTTTGGTGAGGAGCGCCACCCGGCCTATGACCGGGTACATTTGTCCGAGTATTTTGCCGGTCGCAGCGCCGAATCGCTGTCGATGGTCAGTGAAGGTTTTTTCGAGCAGAGCGGTATTGAGCTGCGTACCGGCTGTCAGGTGATGGCTGTCGATCGTCAGCGCCGCTGCGTGCGCGACGCGAACGGTCAGGAAATGCCTTACGATCGCCTGGTGCTGGCAACCGGCTCCTATGCGTTTGTACCGCCGATCAAAGGCAATGATCGCCCCGGCTGTCTGGTCTATCGCACGTTGGACGATCTGGATGCGATTGCCGACTACGCGCGCGAATCGCGCAGCGGCGTGGTGGTCGGCGGCGGTCTGCTGGGGCTGGAAGCGGCCAATGCGCTGCGCCAACTGGGGCTGGAGACCCATGTGGTAGAGTTCGCGCCCCGGTTGATGGCGGTGCAACTGGATGATGGCGGCGCACAGTTGCTGCGGCGCAAAATTGAAGCGTTGGGCCTGCATGTGCACACCAGCAAAGAAACGCTCGCCATTACGGCAGGTGAGCAGGCGCGTCACCGCATGAACTTTGCCGATGGCTCGTCGCTGGAAACCGATCTGATACTGTTTTCCGCCGGTATTCGCCCACGCGTTCGGCTGGCGAGTGAGGCCGGGCTGGAGATAGGCACGCGCGGCGGCATCGTGATTGACGATCATTGCCAGACCTCGGATGACGCTATCTTCGCCATCGGCGAGTGTGCGGTATGGCAAGGGCAGATCTTCGGGTTGGTGGCGCCGGGCTACCAGATGGCGCGCACCGTCGCCGCCCAACTGGCCCGGTCGGCGCAGCAGGAACAGCAGGAGCAGTCTTTTACCGGTGCTGACATGAGCACCAAACTCAAGCTGTTAGGGGTGGATGTGGCCTCGATCGGCGATGCGCACGGCAAGACCGAAGGCAGCCAGAGTTATCAGTGGAACGACGAGCCGAACCAGGTTTACAAAAAAATCATCGTCTCGGCGGACGGCAAACGGCTGCTGGGCGCGGTGCTGGTGGGCGACAGCAGCGATTACAGCACGCTGTTGCAGATGAAACTCAACGACATGACGTTACCCGCGCACCCGGAAAGCCTGATTCTGCCAGCGCTGGACGGTGCCGCCCCGAAAGGGTTGGGTGTGGCGGCGCTGCCGGACAGCGCACAGATTTGCTCCTGCCACAACGTCAGTAAAGCGGATATTTTTGCGGCGGTAGACAACGGTTGCACCGATCTGGAGTCGCTGAAAGCCTGTACCAAGGCCGGCACCGGCTGCGGCGGCTGTGTACCGCTGCTCAAGCAGGTGATGGAATACCGGTTGCAGCAGTCGGGCATCGAGGTGAAAAAAGATATCTGCGAACATTTCGCTTATTCGCGTCAGGAGTTGTACCACCTGATCCGCGTTAACCGCATTCACAGTTTCGGCGAGTTGATCGCCCGTCATGGTCATGGATTAGGGTGTGAAATTTGTAAGCCGTTGGTCGGCTCGATGCTGGCATCCTGCTGGAACGACTATGTACTGAAACCTGAACACGTGCCGTTGCAGGATACCAATGACCGTTTTCTGGCCAACATCCAAAAGGACGGTACCTACTCGGTAGTGCCGCGTATCCCCGGTGGTGAGATAACCCCGCAAGGCTTGATTGCGATTGGGCAGGTGGCGGAACGCTATCACCTGTACACCAAAATCACCGGCGGCCAGCGGGTCGACTTGTTCGGTGCGCGACTGGAGCAATTGCCGGCTATCTGGCAGGAACTGATCGACGCCGGCTTTGAAACCGGTCATGCCTACGGCAAGTCGCTGCGTACCGTGAAATCCTGCGTCGGTTCCACCTGGTGCCGTTATGGCGTGCAGGATTCCACCGGGCTGGCGATTGCGCTGGAGCACCGTTACAAAGGGCTGCGCTCGCCGCACAAGCTCAAGATGGCGGTTTCCGGCTGTACTCGTGAATGCGCCGAAGCGCAGGGTAAAGACATCGGCGTGATCGCCACCGACAAGGGCTGGAACCTGTATGTGTGCGGCAATGGCGGTATGAAACCGCGTCATGCCGACCTGTTCGCCAGTGATCTGGATACCGAGACGCTGTTCCGGTTTATCGACCGCCTGCTGATGTTTTACATCCGTACCGCGGACCGGCTCCAGCGCACCAGCGTCTGGCTGGATAATCTGGAAGGCGGCGTCGACTACCTGCGTCAGGTGGTGATCGACGACAGTCTGGGGGTTGCCGATGAGCTGGAAAGCGAGATGCGCCATGTTATCGACAGCTACCAGTGCGAGTGGCAGACCACGCTGGCGCATGACGAAAACCGCGCATTGTTCCGCGCCTTCCTTAACAGCGATACCCCGGATGAAGCGGTGGTGATGGTGCCGGAACGCGGTCAGATTCGCCCGGCGCGCCCGGAAGAGAAAAAGCCGACCACCGCATCCGATGCGTCTGGCACCGATGGCTGGCAGTGCGTCGGTTTCCTCAGCGATATTCCGGCGAATGCGGGGATGGCGGCGCGCGTCGGGCATCAACAGGTGGCGTTGTTCCATCTCCCGGCCGCGCAACCGGGGCAGGCGGCGCGCGTATTCGCGCTCGACAATCTGGAGCCGGGCAGTGGCGCCAACGTGCTGTCGCGCGGCATTGTCGGCGACGTGGCGGGCGAGCCGGTGGTGATTTCGCCGTTGTACAAAAAACGTCTGCGCCTGCGTGACGGCGTCAGCCCGGATGACAGCCAACTGCGGGTACGTGCCTGGCCGGTGCGCATCGTGCAGGATCGGATCTGGGTGGCCGCTGAGCCGATAAGCGTGGTCGCGGCCGACATGGCGGAGGTGTTATGA
- a CDS encoding formyltransferase family protein — MKNLTEKDLQDLSVAYKGLSESEIYLARHYGVPERHALAVSDRVEVADFSDLALERIHDRIRENNVFGAVIFLDAILSDTWLDFFHHRVVNAHSAVLPYARGMYAIEQLAICGKTDKMQEAAGATLHYVDSGIDTGKIIHIERLSRLWEMESIWAVKGESYLLAFDLLKKYLDSERKFSQVDTISSPTAHESPLFLSRDFTEERKKLSEKTFLLMKEAINHA; from the coding sequence ATGAAAAATTTAACGGAAAAAGATCTTCAGGATTTGTCAGTAGCATACAAGGGATTGAGTGAGTCAGAAATATACCTTGCCAGACATTATGGTGTACCTGAGCGACATGCACTGGCTGTGTCTGATCGCGTGGAGGTAGCCGATTTTTCAGATCTGGCTTTGGAAAGGATTCATGATCGTATCAGGGAGAACAATGTATTTGGGGCGGTGATTTTTCTTGATGCGATATTAAGTGATACATGGTTGGACTTTTTTCATCATCGTGTTGTCAATGCACATTCTGCGGTACTACCTTATGCAAGAGGCATGTATGCCATTGAACAACTGGCTATTTGTGGTAAAACGGATAAAATGCAGGAAGCAGCAGGCGCAACCCTCCACTATGTTGATTCCGGCATTGATACGGGAAAAATTATTCATATAGAGAGATTAAGCCGGTTATGGGAAATGGAATCGATATGGGCGGTAAAAGGAGAGTCTTATTTGCTGGCGTTTGATTTGTTAAAAAAATATCTCGATTCTGAAAGAAAATTCTCTCAGGTAGATACAATCTCCTCTCCGACGGCCCATGAAAGTCCATTATTCCTTAGCCGCGATTTCACCGAAGAGCGAAAAAAATTATCAGAAAAAACATTTCTCTTAATGAAAGAGGCAATAAACCATGCTTGA